Below is a genomic region from Chitinophagales bacterium.
TCCAGCGGTCCTTTTTCACCGGCATAATCTCTTGCACTGCTATAAATCCAATCTTCGGGTTTACTGACAAACCCGGATTCAACAGGATTGTAGTGCGTATAATGAAGCGTATTATTTAAGAGCGCATTCGTGTTTAATTCTATCGGTTCATTGTTCTGTTGCCAGAATTGAAAATCCCTGTTATTCGGATTTTTCTTTCCGGCTCTTTCCATCATCCATAACATCCATTCCTTTCGGCTTTCCTGTTGATGCTGGCTAATCGTTGCCCTCAATTGGGTGGAGGTATAACTTTTAAAATCACGCAGAATATTGTGCATTGGATTTCCACGGCTCCCCATGATCAAATGAACATGGCTGGTCATTAAGCACCAGGCATACAGTTCCAACTCTTTATGCTTCTGGCAATACCGTAAACTACCCAATAAAATTTCTTTATACTCATTGCGAATAAAGACATCAATCCAGTTGATGACAGCAAAGCTTACGAAATACAACTTGCTATTATCCCGGAATTAATATTTTCGGCTCATAGGATAAATACTTATACAACTTAAAGATAGAGATATTTGCATAGCATAGACTTATAATTTATAGCATCCGGGATTAAAAAACTCTGAAAGCGGACGCTTTTAGATGGATGGCACAAGCGGACGCTTGCGCCAAATGGAGTTCGCCGGATGCTTACACTTAACCACGCCTCCATCTTATATCACTCCCTTCCTTTATTTGATTAAATTTGGAATTCATAAATCTGTTGCGATGAAAAACACCAACTCATCTCTTCGTTACTGCGCTGTATGGTCGCTTGTCTTTTTTTTATCGGCGCCTTCACTCCATGCTCAGAATGTGGGAATTGCTGTAGCCAGTCCGCTGGCAAAGTTGCACATCGGCGGAACGTCGAGCACCATACGCCTGGAAGGATTAAGCAGTGTGCTGGGCGGCACGCATATCACCGCGCCGGCAGCAACCACCGATAAGATGGTGTTTGTAAACTCCAACGGGGAGTTTAAATCGATGCCTAACGGAACAAGCGGACAACTGCTCACCATTAATGCTTCGGGCATTCCGGCCTGGTCGGCCGCCGCAGCCACCAACTGGTCACTGACGGGCAATGGAAGTACTTCGGCTGCTACCAATTTCATCGGCACCACCGATGCCGTGGACTGGATCATCAAGACCACCGCCGCGGAGCGCTTGCGTGTTGCGGCTGGCGGTAATATCGGAATCAATGCCACGCCGTCGCTCACGGAAAGAGTTTACATCACGGATGCAGCACAAACCACCGCCCTCCGTGTCAGCACGACGAATGCTGCAACCGGCAGCAAAGCTGTTCATGCGAGCGGAACTGTTGGAACGGATACTTACCTGGGATACGTCGGTACCATTACTCTCAGCAGCACAACAGTTACCAATGCCGGCCTCTATGCATCTGTAACAAGCGGCACTTCCGGTGCCATCGTAGGATCCACAACAGGCGGAACGGGTTCCGGTGTCTATGGTTATTCATCAGTGGCCAATGGCGGCAGGTTCACCAATGCCATCGGCACTTCATCGGCTATGGTGGCGGCCAATCTCACTGCCTCCGGCACGGGAACAGGAAACGGAGCAAGTGGTTCCACCGCGCAGTCGGCCGGATTTGGTGTACTGGGTTCAAATACAAACACTAGCGGAACCGGTGTTTTAGGCATTGGCAGTAACGTGGCCGGCACCTATCTCACGGCAGGCAGCGGCGGTGCCTTTAACGGCGCAGGCGTAGGCACTTTCACCATAGCAAAGACAGCCGCTTCGGGAACAGGCATATTAAGCGCCGGCAACAACCTGTCCACATTCTTAACACTGACGGCAGGCAGCGGCGGTGCATTTAACGGAACAGGCTATGGCGCATTATCCATTGCCACCACAGCTGCATCCGGAACGGGCCTGTTGGGTATTGGAAATAACCTGGGCACTTTCACCACCTTAACCACTGGCTCAGGTGGCGCTTTTAATGGAACGGGCGTAGGTGCATTTCAATTTGCCACTACTGCTGCTTCCGGTATCGGCGCCCTCGGCGTGGGTAACAACCTGGGCACATTCACCACGCCTGCAGCAGGCGCCGGTGGTGCCTTCAATGGTAATGCCATGGGTGTTTTCGCCATTGGTAAAACGGTGGCCAGTGGCATTGGCATCATCGGCCTGGGAAATAACGTGACTGCTTACACGGTGCCGGGAACAGGGGCCGGCGGCGCCTTCAACGGCACCGGCATTGGCGCCTATGCACTGGCAACTACGGCTGCCAGCGGAATCGGTATCGTTGGATTAGGCAATAATGTTACCACACTTACTTCACCGGCCAGCGGCGCCGGTGCAGCCTTTAACGGAAATGCATACGGCTCTTATTCCATTGCAAAAACTGCCGCAAGTGGTGTCGGCGTAGCAGGCCTTGGCAACAACATCACCACATTAACAGCTCCTGCCTCCGGTGCAGGCGGAGTGTTTAATGGTACTGCGTATGGTGCTTACGGCATCTCATCTACAGCGGCAAGCGGCATTGGCGTAACCGGCCTCGGCAATAATATAACAACGCTCACTACAACAACGGCAGGCTCCGGCGGTGCCTTCAACGGAACAACACTTGGCGCATTTGGCTTTGCCAGCACCGCCTCCAACGGCATCGGACTGATGGGCGCGGGAAATAATGTCACCACCTTCACTTTTCCTGCTGCCGGATCAGGCGTGAATGCCAACGGCACCACGTATGGCGTCACTGCCTATGCTTCCAGCAACACAAAT
It encodes:
- a CDS encoding transposase; translation: MYFVSFAVINWIDVFIRNEYKEILLGSLRYCQKHKELELYAWCLMTSHVHLIMGSRGNPMHNILRDFKSYTSTQLRATISQHQQESRKEWMLWMMERAGKKNPNNRDFQFWQQNNEPIELNTNALLNNTLHYTHYNPVESGFVSKPEDWIYSSARDYAGEKGPLDLILLDYYIS